Within Primulina tabacum isolate GXHZ01 chromosome 5, ASM2559414v2, whole genome shotgun sequence, the genomic segment cgttacaatGATATTGGGagaattatgatttgactgatatattgtgttctgggtatactgatcagtatataactgaagtcagatcgaagaacgggctgtgtatgtaattgttatgatatTCTGAAGTAATATaatcgagattgtacagatttgatatcatgacctgttcttattgaagattatgattcctattgatatcgattatgagttatggtattatttctgtgatgttgagattgacggggcgaTCAatactgtattattatgccatcgaaacatcagtagattgattgtgatcagattcagtattgattgagattgtatcatgatatcgttgatatggatcagattatgtttgatttgagtattgatcagaacatgttttgaattgagttatacattgatacagtatattcgatattgtcatcgggatccctagattaggatgagtcgagtcaaagtCTATAAGTCACGGAATGTGATTCAgtgtttatattgattcatgtttctgattttgatacatgttatgactatctgtttcatgcttgtatatctgtttatatgacatgcatgtatacatgatttatactgggaatgtaattctcaccggaattatccggctgttgtcttgtttgtatgtgtgcttgacaacaggtgggacaagatcacgatcaggaagaggatgagagattatagttagcgtggagatccgggcccagaagcagaataggattcagcactggatgtatagttgttgaacctagttgagatagaggcTTGTAGTATATAACTTGTACTttgatattgacatgtatatcagatagattactgttacgtttctgcatttataatttaaaaagaaaaaaatttagtcccacttttcttaattattatatttgacattaataatgattaagactggaattagcgtccgggtccccacaccattagtccttacgacccgggataaaactgaggctctatatgctagggctgtgctttgactcgtttaccggctccaggagagtcatcaggtggcgagattgggtacagttgtgacatatgtaggagccagtgcattgtagtcgggaattcaccgctcacctacgagcatggatatcctatgtgatccgatgaaataatagtgtgtgaaatctctggccagagtatgagatctacgttagagaaagagttctccaatagtacatgcaATGCCACTATtaatatgtatcacatagttatcaaattattatgcaaccctcgatgaatcaatggttgcagattcgatcggggtATATGAGATGAacggaccgtactgtacgttaatgataaccgactggttcttgcaggcactatcagtgatacctagggaatcatggggtgatattactagacgctcttaacattattcgatgggtttaatcagaaatatgatttctgacattctcttAATCAATTTTTGATACATAGAATTGGGCAATTAAGGTAAGTCTGAATAaatgattatgtcctgaatcacaaggagttgtgaacccacggctagctgtatctctgaaccattaAGGATCAAACAAGCACTGAATCATTTGTTCCcgtggagagaataaattcaagaagttgaatttatattatgatatagtaaattcaactCCCAAAGCAAAAAAATTCGGCTACTTCCTTTTGGGAAAAAGATTTAGTCGTCTCTCAATTTTTGATCTCAACGTAAAAACttcttccaaatattctagagctatttggaagaggaacaaatcttccagtcgtggacttgatagaaggattgaaggaaggagttctagaagaaagttcgtaggaaaTTTATCAAGAGCTATATCCTCCTATACCGGATTAtttggagccaagtgaattaATTTACTAAAGGTATATTACTAaactccctatgaatgtttaatcatataaccatacgagtgctaaaacaaatatattttgattgtcaatataaaataaaattttaaacttccattGCGTTTTAGGCACGAGAAaaacgagatccaacagtggtatcaaaGCCAAGGTCTTTCTAAATCGTAttgttttttataattaataatttgtttctaaccacatatgaaaatttttcagaaaattgtagcaccataaaaattatttttccagaaaaacaaaaaaatatttcagatctaccaggaacagttccgggcagaccgCGCGCTGCGCTGCGCAGCGCAGCGTGCGGTGCTTTGCGCACACAAGAGTCCTGCCACTGCCCGAAACTTTCGGCAGCAGGCGGGCGGCTGCCCGGGAGTGTCTCGGTAACCGTGCTggataatgggcttgaattgtttggacctagggtgcaattttctgatttttcaaaactttggattaaattgatattttatgaaaattggttcaatttttcttttgaaaaatttatttttggaaaattaataattttcttgtaaaataaataattaaaatatggttttaattatttatggtaaaaatgagttttacaagaaatcaattattattgaattaatagtaaattaaataaaagtgtttatttaatttattaaattctttaataattgtggtggttagtgataaaattattagatacatgatttattagttaattaaatttgtttaattaattgatgttaatagtttatattaaatacatgaaggatgatcgagttGACACGATtgatgttgatcgctacccgcggatagtgtctggctcatattattggggaggacTGGACGCCGGAAAACTGTGACTTCCATCGGACATAttatgtgaattgagtggaactcccatgacttcggcttatattattgggggaactcatggcgaccgtccactacaattcaatatcgatgggtcggtatgacacgtgaaaataaacggcgtcatattactgtgtccttattaaacgtgaggcgaaacacgcggaggttgcatagggatgcaattggattctaccttttagaaattataatttgcTGTTATTATTCGGGAATATAATTGGATAGTTTTATTCTACGTGCCCACttaggaaatacgatttccttTTTTCATCAGTGGGTGGTGGAAatatcaaaatagtgggagggaaatttataaaataaaatccatattttatatcttagaattattttaaaattatcaataACCATTATCTGTTTTcattttcagtatatttacgatgACTACTCGTAACCCGCTTTCAATCATTCTCGATCAAAAAAAATTGACTGGCCCTAACTATTATGACTGGTTTCGAAATCTAAAGATTGTTCTGAAATCCGAAAGGATTGCGTATGTGCTTGATAAGAAACCACCGAAGGAGACAGCTCCTGATATCAGTCGGACTGAGTTAGCTAAGCTTGAGAAATGGTGggaccatgatcttcaagctaagaGCTACATGTTGGCTTCTATGTCGAATGAACTTCAGAGGAGGTTCGAGGAGGcggtgaatgctgctgacattaaCCTTCATCTGAAAGAATTGTATTCTGTACAAACTCGTTCAGAGAGACATGCTACTGTTAAAGAAATCATGACTACACGCTTGCGAGAGGggacttcggtccatgagcatggtgttaggatgattgggctcatcGAGAAATTGGTGGGACTCGACGtggttattcctagtgagctctCGACTGATATTATCTTGCTATCATTGTCTGCCTCGTTCGATGGATTtgtggttaattttaatatgaacaagcttgaaaccacccttgaagagttggtcaataTGCTTACTAATTATAAGATCACAATTAAAAAGGAAAACATGTTCTTCTAGTGGGTTCTTATTCCGGTACGAAAAGGTAGCCTCGAATAAAGGCAAGAAACGTTCTGCCCCTCTGAAGAAGAACAAGCCCAACAAAAAGCCATACAAGAAACCAACTCCAGGGCCCACAAAGCCTGATAAGTCAGAACAAGTATGTTTCTATTGCaacaagcctggacattggaggcgtaattgtacggagtatcttgcccagaagcgttctggccatggtatattttatattgaagttaatgtttctattaattcttcttcttgggtattggataccggatgtggttcTCATCTATACAATGATTTGTAGGTGATGAAAAGAAGCAAGAGGCTTAGAGATGATGAGACATTTCTAAGACTCggaaatggagcaag encodes:
- the LOC142544327 gene encoding uncharacterized protein LOC142544327 codes for the protein MTTRNPLSIILDQKKLTGPNYYDWFRNLKIVLKSERIAYVLDKKPPKETAPDISRTELAKLEKWWDHDLQAKSYMLASMSNELQRRFEEAVNAADINLHLKELYSVQTRSERHATVKEIMTTRLREGTSVHEHGVRMIGLIEKLVGLDVVIPSELSTDIILLSLSASFDGFVVASNKGKKRSAPLKKNKPNKKPYKKPTPGPTKPDKSEQVMKRSKRLRDDETFLRLGNGARVDATAIGDITLIWTMI